The following proteins come from a genomic window of Trifolium pratense cultivar HEN17-A07 linkage group LG4, ARS_RC_1.1, whole genome shotgun sequence:
- the LOC123922608 gene encoding uncharacterized protein LOC123922608, translating to MDELFNWCRQVCLSHGIISIIIMWVIWKARNDFIFNNKRTTVQESITQIQSLLSACTAAFGTHVLASPHTGTARLVAWSRPREGTVCLNVDGSLLGSSAGFGGLIRDTNGLFLKGFYGTTSEASVLFAEILAVLNGLDLCWVNGFRNIVCFSDSLQAVTLIKEGVSPHHRFANEIQSIQQLISKDWSVVIEHTLREGNACADCLAKMGASSNLSLVILNTPPTGLYVVSEESHELLNSISMLIIRSTKSTQLYHDVCNVGSSTISDIPNAVGNAFIF from the exons ATGGACGAGTTGTTTAACTGGTGCAGACAGGTTTGTTTGTCCCATGGCATTATTAGCATCATTATTATGTGGGTGATTTGGAAAGCACGAAATGATTTCATTTTCAACAACAAGAGAACGACGGTGCAAGAAAGTATTACTCAGATTCAGTCGCTGTTGTCCGCGTGCACTGCAGCTTTCGGAACACATGTTTTGGCCTCTCCTCATACGGGCACTGCGCGCCTTGTCGCCTGGTCTCGCCCACGTGAAGGTACTGTGTGTCTTAACGTTGACGGAAGTCTCTTAGGATCGTCAGCAGGTTTTGGTGGTCTTATTCGCGATACCAACGGACTGTTCCTTAAAGGCTTTTATGGCACTACATCTGAAGCAAGCGTGTTATTCGCAGAAATATTGGCTGTGCTTAACGGGCTTGATTTATGTTGGGTGAATGGCTTTAGAAACATTGTTTGTTTCTCTGACTCCTTGCAAGCCGTGACTTTGATTAAAGAGGGGGTGTCACCGCATCATCGTTTCGCGAATGAAATCCAAAGTATTCAGCAATTGATAAGCAAAGATTGGAGTGTTGTGATTGAGCATACCCTTCGGGAGGGGAATGCCTGTGCGGATTGCTTGGCCAAGATGGGAGCTTCCTCAAACTTGTCGCTTGTgattcttaacacacccccgaCTGGGTTATATGTTGTTTCCGAG GAATCTCATGAActtctcaatagcatatcaatgCTCATAATTAGGTCTACTAAATCTACACAACTGTATCACGACGTA
- the LOC123922609 gene encoding uncharacterized protein LOC123922609, producing MDGVIIEKMMNILFIFMYLVACITGHRIDSMQNSVKENLDIERELKLINKTPVKSIHTKYGYIVDCIDINKQPAFDHPLLKNHKLQRKPNFANKIRKDNVMKSSTSEAIFGLDEKDQCPSGSVPIRRTNKDELIRAKSYFSNVLLQNSPGFHVAQVTLRTVPKYFSYYGVGGTTSVYNLKVEKDQSSTAMMWVLKGDNDNLNFIGVGWHVAPYIYEDDATHLFTVWTTDNFNTGCFNLLCSGFVQTNKKIYLGGRFDDTSIYGGVMTEIALSIIQDPETKNWWLSIKNQNFGYFPASLFSNLTSADQVGWGGQTTTSPGSPSPPMGSGYFPDNVFNHACYFRYVTFQNDSRQNYGPEDYLVDTFSDKPNCYSAEFYGNERSDVGYCLQFGGPGGRCSD from the exons ATGGATGGAGTG ataattgaaaaaatgatgaatataCTATTCATTTTCATGTATTTGGTGGCTTGCATTACCGGCCATCGAATTGATAGTATGCAAAACTCGGTGAAAGAGAATTTGGACATAGAGAGAGAGCTAAAGCTTATTAATAAAACTCCAGTCAAGAGTATTCAT ACAAAATATGGATACATTGTTGATTGTATTGATATTAATAAGCAACCAGCTTTTGATCATCCATTACTTAAGAATCATAAGTTGCAG agaaaacCCAACTTTGCAAATAAAATCAGAAAAGATAATGTGATGAAATCATCAACGTCTGAGGCTATATTTGGGCTTGACGAGAAGGACCAATGTCCAAGTGGAAGTGTTCCTATTAGGAGGACAAACAAAGATGAACTCATCCGAGCCAAATCATATTTTAGCAATGTTCTACTTCAAAATTCTCCTGGTTTTCAT gTTGCACAAGTAACACTCCGAACCGTGCcgaaatatttttcttattatggAGTTGGTGGAACAACTAGtgtttataatttaaaagttgAGAAAGATCAATCAAGTACAGCTATGATGTGGGTTCTAAAGGGAGATAACGATAACTTGAATTTTATCGGTGTTGGATGGCAT GTAGCTCCATATATATACGAGGATGATGCAACTCACCTGTTTACAGTATGGACG ACAGATAATTTCAATACTGGATGTTTCAACTTGCTATGTTCGGGTTTTGTTCAAACTAATAAGAAAATCTACCTTGGTGGACGATTCGACGATACATCCATCTACGGTGGAGTGATGACTGAAATCGCATTATCTATTATCCAG GATCCCGAAACAAAAAATTGGTGGCTAAGTATTAAAAATCAGAATTTTGGATATTTTCCGGCATCTTTATTCTCCAATTTGACCTCTGCGGATCAAGTTGGGTGGGGTGGTCAAACAACAACTTCTCCTGGTAGTCCTAGTCCTCCAATGGGTTCTGGATATTTCCCTGATAATGTATTTAATCATgcatgttattttaggtatgtTACATTTCAAAATGACTCCAGACAAAACTATGGACCTGAAGATTATTTGGTAGATACATTCTCTGACAAACCTAATTGTTACTCAGCTGAATTCTATGGCAATGAAAGAAGCGATGTTGGATATTGTCTCCAATTTGGAGGACCTGGGGGTAGATGTAgtgattaa